A window from Schistosoma haematobium chromosome 1, whole genome shotgun sequence encodes these proteins:
- the CD63_8 gene encoding cd63 antigen (EggNog:ENOG410VDHX~COG:S) yields MGFLKSSLFIMNTICLLCSVALIGTGVYLQVKFSQYGDNLHSVWQALPIIIIIIGATVLIVSFLGCCGAIKENVYMLYLYSFLLIVLLISELAVPIFAFVYRQEIDERLEKSMTSAINNPTKEVTLFMDLIQSSFQCCGVKGPKDYTKGPPDSCIKDGTVFKEGCASVFAAFLKRNLIVIACVAFGVCFLQLLTVIITWFMVRQIKKYEIVLY; encoded by the exons ATGGGCTTCCTAAAGAGCAGTTTGTTCATTATGAACACTATCTGTCTA CTGTGTTCCGTTGCTCTGATTGGAACTGGTGTATATTTACAAGTTAAATTTAGCCAATATGGGGACAACTTACACAGTGTCTGGCAAGCATTACccatcattataattattattggaGCGACAGTTCTTATAGTGAGCTTTTTGGGCTGTTGTGGGGCTATAAAGGAAAATGTTTATATGCTGTATTTG TATTCATTCCTCCTCATCGTACTTCTGATTTCTGAATTGGCCGTCCCCATTTTCGCGTTTGTTTACAGGCAAGAGATTGATGAAAGACTTGAGAAATCCATGACTAGTGCCATAAATAACCCAACTAAAGAGGTAACTCTATTCATGGACTTGATTCAATCATCA TTTCAATGTTGTGGAGTCAAAGGTCCTAAAGACTATACAAAAGGACCCCCAGATTCATGCATAAAGGATGGAACAGTCTTCAAGGAA GGGTGTGCGTCTGTCTTCGCAGCATTCTTAAAACGCAACCTGATAGTTATTGCTTGTGTTGCATTTGGTGTATGCTTCCTCCAGTTGTTAACCGTTATCATAACTTGGTTTATGGTTCGCCAAATAAAGAAGTACGAAATTGTGTTGTATTAA